A region of Sulfurimonas sp. DNA encodes the following proteins:
- a CDS encoding L,D-transpeptidase: protein MATMTFSKSTHILNWPGFGSWTAVSGGWGEPLPTGMYTVERRKVTGYTKSIGKGFRDETGKGYFVPLTPHFSTIRTGIGIHPDGNVPGTQGCIGIKNSANTFYNAIASTSPSARITLQAID from the coding sequence ATGGCAACAATGACATTTTCAAAAAGTACACATATCTTGAATTGGCCAGGGTTCGGAAGTTGGACGGCAGTAAGTGGTGGGTGGGGAGAGCCACTTCCTACAGGAATGTATACTGTAGAAAGACGTAAAGTCACAGGCTATACAAAATCAATAGGAAAAGGTTTTAGAGATGAAACAGGTAAAGGTTATTTTGTTCCTTTAACACCTCATTTTTCTACAATTAGAACAGGTATTGGAATACATCCTGATGGAAATGTCCCAGGAACTCAAGGTTGTATTGGGATCAAAAATAGTGCAAATACTTTTTATAATGCGATTGCCTCAACTTCTCCAAGTGCAAGAATTACATTGCAAGCCATAGATTAA